The window atgtgggaaaaatcacgggaccgcagttcacctcaaacttccactatcaataataatgataacagatttacagtaggtcttctctagaataactagaggatcagaataacatcaagatcatagatcttggctcaagaatagcatatcttcatcatatagaatggatctcctcaaaaagaattctaggtctcacggagtagatatcgtaggaaagtaccttagagagggtaaactgtagatcaacaccgttaggattatagagtttgctacaaggattcttcacataaaatttgggccaaaactgacaacgtttggccaccgatcgtcaagcagaaaactcagaaacctaatctttctctctctatttctctctcttttctcgacACGCCGTCGCTGCACGCTCACTGTCCACGCTGCACTCTCACTCAATTtttccctttctctcttgatttctttgatttgggctgatgacccaaatttgtccaagcccacatatgggctggactcaacaattctccccctccagctcatatggtgggctgtaccaagcccgctcttcgcctacatgcttcaagcttctccttaggcaaagactttgtcaacatatctgaaccattatcattggtatgcaccttttccaactgtaattctttcatctcaagcacatcacgaatccagtgatatctcacatcaatatgcttggatctagaatggtatgttgaattcttggagaggtgaatagcgctttgactgtcacagtaaacaatatatacttcctgtttcaagcctaattcctgtagaaactttttcatccataaagtttccttacaggcttcagtaactgctatgtattctgcttctgtggttgatagagcaacacacttctgtaacttagactgccaagagactgctcctcctgcaaatgtcatcaagaatcctgaagtggacttcctggaatcagtatcacctgccatgtctgcatctgtgtacccttctaacacaggttcatcatcaccaaaacataaacacaacctggaagtacctcttagatatcttaatatccatttcactgctgcccaatgttcctttccaggatttgagagaaatcggctaacaactccaactgcatgagctatatctggcctagtacaaaccatagcatacatcaaactgcctactgcagatgagtaaggcactctgaatatttcttctttttctttctcacttgtaggacattgttttgaactcagcttgaaatgacctgcaagtggagaacaaactgctttggctttactcatattgaatctttcaagaaccttttcaatgtaagtctcctgagatagccaaatcttcattttcttcctatcacgaagaatcttcatgccaagtatttgtttcaccgatcctaagtctttcatggcaaaagacttagctctcttttaagctttccaatttttccaacatcatggccaacaatcagcatatcatcaacatatagcagtaaaataataaaatcattatctgaaaatttcttcataaacacacaatgatcagatgtggttctatcatacccttggctcatcataaaggaatcaaacttcttgtaccactatctaggtgcctgtttgagtccatataagcttttcctaagcttacataccagattttcttttcccttgactttgaaaccttctggttgctccatgtaaatttcttcttctaagtcaccatgaagaaatgttgtttttacatcaagttgctcaacttctaaattcaagcgggcagtcaaactaagaacaactcgaatagaggacatttttacaaccggagaaaatatttcttcaaagtcaatacctttcttctgactgaatcctttcacaactagtcgtgccttgtatctttgttgtgagctattattttcagtcttcaatttataaacccacttattcttgagagctttcttctctttcggcagctttaccaagtcataggtgtggttctcaagcaaggatctcatctcttcttgcatggctttaacccactcactcttattctcatgtagaatagcttcttggtaagtttctggctctcccccgtcagtaagcataacatactcatgtggaggatatctggtagagggttgtcgctctctagtggatcttctcaatgaaatctcaactggtggtggaggtagctgttcagttggttcagaatcatcaactgtaggtgtatcatcactagtattctcaccacaatcttcttgttcatctcccccatgatcatcatgaactacaggtgaaggaactggacccaaactccaaggaatataaacagaggtttctggcttctcaacattatcaccatcatcaaacaattggtcttcaagaaacacaacatctctacttctaataatcttcttgttcactggatcccataatctgtacccaaactcttcatgaccatatcccaagaagatacatgcttttgccttattatcaagcttggacctctcatctttaggaatatgaataaatgctttacacccaaagactctcaaatgattataagatatatcttttcctctccatactctctctggaacatcaccttgcagaggaactgatggagaaagatttatcaggtcaactgtagttctcatagcctcccccaaaatgacttcggtaacttggcgtgagaaagcatacacctaatcctttcttcaatggttctgttcatcctttctgccacaccgttctgctgaggagttttaggaactgttttctcaagcctgataccatggaacctgcaataattctcaaaaggacccctgtactcgccaccattatctgatcgaacacactttagctttctatcagtttctctttcaacattgacatgaaactccttgaaagcatcgagtacctggtctttagatttcaaagcaaaagcccaaacttttctagaatggtcatcaataaaagtaacaaaataaagagcacctccaagagttctagtttgcatagtacagacatcagtatgaactaaatcaataacatcaaatcttctagatgatggatatgtctgaaatgcaactctatgtgtttttccagctaagcaatgatcacaagatttaagagatgtaccttgcaactctggtaagaactgctttctagcaagagtttgaagtcccttctcgctgatatgtccaagcctcttatgccaaagatctatactttcaccttttcgaattgcattaatctctcctttgtgtagcttagcttccatgacataaaaagagttaatcttctttccttttgccacaattagagaacctttattgagtttccatttactttcaccaaaataatgtgcaaagccctcatcatcaagtctacctgtagatatcaagttaagacgaatatctggaacatgccttacatctttaagtattaatttgctcccaatactggtctccaagcaaatatctccaatacccataatcttagatgtaccattgtttcccattctaacattaccaaaatcaccaacagtgtaagatctaaagaaatcaccatgagaagtgacatgaaatgaagcaccagagtcaattacccaattactgtcctgagctacaaggctaacataaccttcatcacagacaatagtgatattaccttcagcagcaattgtattggtctctttttcatttttcttcatttcattatgttctcgcttccaaaacctacactctttcttcatgtgacctggcctattacagtgaaaacatttgatatctcttctagacttggatcttcctctataaccatatggatttctgttatgacttcttccacgtctttcttgtttttcaataacaaatgcaccagaagaagattcaccctattctttccttcttgcatcttcatttagcaaactatctttaaccatatctatggttagagtcccctctggcgtggagttacaaatagtcaccacatacgtttcccaactttctggtaaagagctgagaagtaataatccctgcatctcatcatctatattcattttcatagcaaccaacttgtttgcaagactctgaaataggcttatgtgctcaacaatgttaccaccaccatctttatacttcaaatttacaagccttctgaggagagaaattctatttcccactatctttttcgcaaagagattttctaacctttgccaaataacatcagctctgatttcatctgaaatatgctcatgcaagtttatatccatccatcttctaatataggcaatagcttttctatgttgaacttcctattcttcatcgtccatagtagaaggtttatctttaaccttgataggcttatataaatctttgcaatagagcaaatcttccatcagacgcctccaagtggaataatttgatgagttcaatttaatcataccatctgactccatttcaatcacacaagaaaactagcaccaaataacctgatgctctgataccacttgttgggaagaaacctgttaatgcggaataattcttttccctctttgtgtatcaaaataggttcctcatcaaaatatcaacttgatatcaaaatgctaatatcaattagcatagcataaacaatagagcaataaatcaatcatacagtgagaccaaatctttttaacgtgaaaaacccaatgtgggaaaaaccacgggaccgcagtccacctcaaacttccactatcaataataatgataacaggtttacagtaggtcttctctagaataactagaggatcagaataatatcaagatcatagatcttggctcaagaataacatatcttcatcacatgatggatctcctcaaaaaagaattctaggtctcacagaaaggatatcataggaaagtaccttagagagggtaaactgtagatcaacaccgttaggattgtaaagtttgctgcaaggattctccacataaaatttgggccgaaactaacaacgtttggccaccgatcgtcaagcggaaaactcagaaacctaatctttctctctctcttttctgcaCGTGCCGCCGCTGTAAGCTGCACTCACACTCAATTTTgttctttctctcttgatttctttgatttgggctgatggcTCAAATTTGTCCAAGCGCacgtatgggctggacccaacacataAAACTGATATGTCCACTACAAATGGAGCAGCTTCCGCAGTGGTTCTTGAGTCAAATTGAGCGGTCCCAAAGCATTCAGTGGATCTTTAGAAAATTTGAACTGAAATGGGGCTTAGGActgctaagagctgttcttccgctCAGTATTGTTTTGATTCCTGCATAATCtctcatgtatatatatagagagtGGAATAAGGCTGCTAATTAGTTCACTAGATATGTTAGGCTAATCAAATCTGTATTTTTCTGAAGAGGGAAGTGACCCTCTCAGCCCAATTGTGTTTTTGTGCTTTTGATCTACAGAGCTTCTTTCTTGTTTCTATTGCTTAGTTAATACATTTCTCTTTTGGAAACACAAACTACATGTTTTTGTGCAATAGAATAGAACATATATGGATTATGGATTAAAGTGTTCAATTGCTTTACATGCCATGGCTTACACAATGAAGCCTTGATTCTCACTTAGTTTAGAAAGCTTAAGCTCAAATCAATAATTATAAATCCATCTAATTTGAAATCTAATCCACCACTGCAACCCTACAAATCACATAATTATCGTCCAAGAGATGTAACACTCTTTCCATCATCAATGAGGATTCAAATTTATAAGACAGAAGAAGTTTCTAAGTTAAATTGATATCGAATCAGATGTATACACAAGCAAGTCATCTTTCCTACATCATATGAGTTCTTGGGTGCCTTCAACAGCTTCCCCAAAGCAAGAAGAAAACAACTTTATGTTTTTGTTGACTACTCTGTCATGGTAAGAAACTAAGTTTGAGTTATGACAATctcaaaaaccaaaaaaaaatcccTCCTAAATTCTCTatactctctctcactctctctctctctctctctctctctctctctctctctctctctctctctctctctctctctcagttctTGTGCTTTTGATAATCCTATTGTTCAATTGCCCGATGTAGTGTGAGACAAATATGACTCTTCAATTCTAATAAAGAATTGTTGCTAGCTTTAAGCTCCGTTCAATTTAGAACTGTAATTATACTCTTCTACGATTACATGCAATGTGGGCTATGCCGTTGATTCGTTGAAATGAGACATCATAGTTCTTCTTCGTTCTTTGCTAGCTGATGTCTGATTAGTGGCTCGATCCCATCTGAAATGTCTAAGAGTGTGATTCAATTTAGTGGAATTAACTTTCGTCGCTTTTTATGTGTTTCGTAACAAGAAAATGATACATAATAAATGTGTATTTTGGCATCAAATCTATTGATTCTTTTCATCGATAGTGTCATGAGAATATTAGCTGACAAGAAGGTAGCTAAAAGACAGTCCTCAGCTCAACACAGACCCACCAAATGGAATCTTATGCCGTGCAAAATGAGTTAATTAGGACGTCAAATATTTAACATTAGGGAACACAATTTTCCATTGTTCAAAGCGTGATGGCCGTCTCCACCTAATTTTATGAGAGGGACGTGACGATGGTACTTTTAATATAGTTAGAATTGATAATCAATCGGAACTCACACACACGTAAGAAAAATAGTTCGTTAACTTAAACATCGAAGGATTCACACCAGAGATGATTTGATGTGGTTTTATAACATCCTTCAACTTGAGATATTAAGACGCAAATGAGCAATCAACACTTTGAATTGACGATCAATTCTATTATGATAATATTTGAAAAGCAGGTCATGTTGGATCAAATTCATCATTTTAGATTGATGACCATCTCTAATTTGTTTTTGTCAATTAACCTCTTCTACTTCTTAATTAACATTTTTGGATACTATATTATCCCAAACCCCCCTTAACATATCATGAATAAAGGATAATAAAAATACTGATTTGTCTATTTGTCTCATTGAACATAACAGCTCACAATGTGCTCATTTACTAAAGTATTTAGCACgtcgaaaatattttttttgttctttttagcATGAAAAGATGCATGTAGTCAAGTCCAATTAAAATGTTGTTATTATATTGCATCAGTAATATCAGGACAAAATTTGGTAGGAGTCACTATTGACTTCACATGATGTTAACTCAATAGGCTCCTGAAGAAACTTGTGTGTGTGTGCGTACACTTTATGCTTTCAACTCCCGAGAATGAACGAAAGCATCCAACACATTCACCCTGTGGGGATTGTGTTTGCCTCATGCAATAAATAATATTTGCATGGGTTGGTGATACATCTCCATCAGGAAATATTTAGATGTTTGGGACCAGAAACATTAATTTCAACTTGCATGCACCTCTCGAAATGCCCGTACCATATTCTGTATGTCAGTAGGAATTTATGTATGTCTTGGCACACAATACTCCCAAGCAGCCTTCAATCTCCATTGTGATCACTGTTCAGAATAGAGAACTGAGAATGAGGACATTTTGTAATGAATGATTCATAATTCTAGTGCTACTGTTTTAGTTGGTAAGTTACAACAATTTGATTTAAACTACAATTATTTGTGGATTGAGACTTGCATTGATTTAGGCCATTTAACTGCTTGTCAATTGTTGAGCCCTACATAGTTGGAACTAATACATGTAACTCCTCAATCAGTGATGGCTTGTCCTACAAAATCTAATGGGCATCCTCTTAAAGACATGTAGAGATATCAACATAACATGATTAATCTTTAAAATATACTAATTATGGTTAGATTCACATAAATCAAGTCATTATGATCCATGTAACACATGTAGATTCAAGACAGTGACATGGAATTTGAGTATGCCCTTGAATAAGACAGCATCATGGCAACCTATAATTTCAAGCATATAGCATGCATTTCCTTCAACTTCTTAGCAATAATCTCTTCTGGTTTTACACCACAAGAAAATAATCTCTCTTGTGAGTTCATTTTAGCAACATCTGAAGGGCCAAAATGTCACTTATATCTTCTTCCAAAAACTCCACAATCTCTCTCTAGTAGAGAAAAGACTTATGAATCACATCCCTTAGGGATAATTCTTATAAGAGCATACTTATGGATTGATTGAACAATTATAATAGATGAAATATGGATAGTAGATGATTCTTAGTTCAGAAAAGAACTTATAATAAGTTCATTGTAAtcattgaaaacaaaaaaaatgataagagatctaatatatattcaaacatctcaTTAGCTCGACATATCATCCAATCACTTATAATGCTTGACACTATTAATTATAATACTTGACGATTTATATGGTTTTTCAAGTTCGAGTAATTAATTTTATGAATTAACTTACCATTTAATCTTGACAATTGTTAAAGGCTCTTATAAGGAGTCTCAGGGGTTTTGATGAAATTAAGTATACTCATATATAGAGAGAAACTTAATTGGCTCACAAAATGGGGGCATGCGCATGAATATATAGAGCTCTTTCTGTACTCATCTAATtagtaataaattttattttttagggAAAAAAAGAGGTCTTAGGTGTTAGAGAAGATACTAAACTCTATGAACCATTCTAATCCCTTATTATACCTTCTCAGCACTAAGTattcaaaaagcttttaccaatcGCTCTCGACGTAGTTATATAAAATCTGCCACTAATCATCTTTGACACTAACCTTGTGATATGCATAGTTAATGATTAAATATGATTTTATGACCCGATTAAGTAAGagacaaaaaagagaaaagacaaatcgatgaaaaagagaaaaatccATTCATAGTTAGACAAGAGTCAACCAAGTAAGACGACTGCATGTCACGgtaacaaattatatatatatatatataaaagtttagAGAATTGAAATTTAGTTTGTTTTAATGTAACGATGaagaaaatttattgattttggCATTCTCAAAAGATCCACCGCACAAACCATTGAATAAGGTTACTTTTATCAATTCCCTTAAccttaaatattaaaaaagataCTATATTTTGGACCAAAAATAAACCTTAAATTAGCTACTATtattatttagaaagttatttttGGGTGCACCAATCCTCTCCACCTAACCATTTGGAAGGATATTTCTATTATATCTACAATCACATTACTTAATAAAAaggtaaaataaaatattaaggatATCGAtagaatatattttgatattacaCGGTTGGTAGCCACGTTAGATCATGCGTGGTGCCACTCCGCCTAGCTAACAACCATCTCAGATCAAGTGTGGCACTACTCCAATCAAAAAAATGTATACATCTTAAAGTACGATGAAACGATATAGCTTGATTGACGCCATGATCTAAGTCCAAAGCAACGCATTATAAATCCGTACCAATTGGAATCAAGCGATGCCAACTAATAAGAATACAACCTTACAAGACATGGGCTCAGAGGGATGACTCCAGAACAGATAAACTATCCATTGGAAATGTTGATAGTGCCAACAAGTACAGGAGGAGTCGACTCCCCACAGTAGGTATAAAAATCATCCCCAGATAGATATTGGGGGACATGATTCATTATCCATAAAAATCCAACATAAGCTTCGAAGGGATTAAACCGGAACTCTCCTCTCCGACAGTGGTCTATTGTGCAAGGACTCGGGACTGTGAGCCCCTCGTAAATTCGCTAGAGAATACCCTAAAAGATGGCAATTACAACTCTCTACCCTTTCTCGTTGAAGCGTTCTTTCATGATAACTCGCGGATGATCTTacacgataaaaatcaaactaaGCCATCCCCTTCCTAAGCCACGGCATAAAGAATCACTAAAATAAAACAAACATCTTATTGTAAGGTAAGTAGTCGAGCAAGTGCCCTGCTTCTCTGACCAGTTACGTGATCGACACACTTAAGGTCATACGTCAACTAATATATTTCTCGTTGACCGACTTGATACATGTCACTGCAACGTAGGCACCGTGCCATAGGCTATGGTAGTGCCGTCAAAAGAGGCATGGATCACATCATCACCATATACATACCCACATCACACCTCTAAGATGTATCGCATAGGGTTGATGCGGTGGGATCCATGCACATGACCTTACACATCAGGTTTATTAGAGGCTATTTTACTCTTAATATGCTAAGGTTCATAGGAATTGGGTTCACCATTTGTATTGGGTTTGATTTCACATTAAATTTACCTCAAGCTAATTGGTTTCTCGTGTTCTTTTCATGTTAATTATAACGATAATTCTAGGCTCGATAGATTCGATTAAGGCAAGTAATTCGTGGGTGGTGGCCTATAGCTTTTTCTTCGATGGCTAAGCAGTCAAATTCCCATAAATACGTTGGGATTGAAGAACTTGTTCTTTATCCTGATAAATCAATCTAGCGCTGAGATTGGAATAGTTCATCCAAAACAAAACGCTATAAACGATGTCCAAGAAAGAATCCCTCCACTGGTCCTTGAATGCTTATCCATCATGCCAAATCTTCCAAGGAAAGATTATGTAAACCGCCTGTGCAACTCGTCATCTTAAATTATAAACACCCGTCCTCATCTCATTTTCTTACCGTAGATCGAAATCACGTCACTGGAAAGAGTTCTACTAATCACAACCGCGGTAATGTGGGGTTTGGAATGAGCTCAGAGGTTGGCTTTTGTCTCAACGTTGAGAGGGAGATACAAAACAACGAGGAGGTGGGAGAGGATGAGGGCTACAGGTCATGGGCCCCGATCCTTGCCACATAGCACCCCACTTGCCCACTCGAGACAGCATCGGCAACACTGTCCTCCTTCCCCATCCCTTCTCTCTCCTACTCGTATTCATGTGGAATAAGAGAGGAAGTAGGGGGGCTagtggaagaggaagaaagaggaTCGTCCgcagggaggaagaggagagaaggAGAATTATAGCAAGTGACTCAAGAGACATCACAGACCCAGTTTCGTTTCTGCCCCTCTCAGCAGCAGAACTACAAAGAGTAGATTGTACTAGCTGctctctcccttcttcttcttcttcctcttcttcttcttctttgggttGTGTTTAGCTGATCAGAACAAAGAGAGAcgaggaagagaagaaagatgCCTTCTCGTTTTGGCTCTGCTTTTCTTTCCCCCTCCTTTGTTTCCTTCCATCTTCCTCTCATAAACACCCTGTCTCTTTCTGCTTGTTTTTGAGCCAACTGGTTGTTTCCTCTGCCCGAGTTCTTTGTTCTTTAGTGGAGGTGGGAGAGTAAAGGGTTAGAGTTTTGAGGTTTTCGTGAAGGGCTGGTTGGCTTGGGTTCCTAGATCTACTCCTCTTGCTCTAGTATTTGGGTCTTTATCTCATCCttcctttctttgttttcttgtcTTTAGGTTTGGAGGAGGCCGGAAGGCAGATACTTAACTCGGAGATAGATAGCTCGATAGACAGAAAAACATGGGAGCTCAAGGTTCCATGTAGGAAAGTGAGTGTTTCTTCCGCGTCGCTGATTTGGACTAGCAGCCGATCATTACCAGAAACCAAAAGAAAGATCGGTGAGTGAGAGAGACGAGACCAAGAACAACATCTACCATCAGCTTTGGTTTAGAAGGCGATGGCTGCTTCGTCATCGACTCATTTCTTTGGAACCGTAGAGGAAGACCAGTACAGCCACCAACAGccgttgccgctgccgctgccgcaagCATCAACGATACCAGGCTCGTCGGCTGCTGCTcctcagaagaagaagaggaatctcCCTGGAAAACCAAGCAAGTATCTGAACATCATCTATACGTTTGCTTGTCAACCAATCCATTTTTCCTTTCCTCTCTGATTTCTgactgctatatatatatatgtgtgtgtgtgtgtgtgtgtgtgtgtgtgtgttgagcAATCCTATCATTATTCTTGGAGAAGTTATTTCTAGGATTTTTGGATCATTTTTCTCTCACAAGTGAATTCAACTTAATTTTGTAAGTTCAGAAATGATCTCTCTTTCTTGTATTGATATCACTGAGTCCTCTCCTGCATAAAATATCTGAGCATTTAGCTTTATTATACACTGTGCATCGATGAGACAACAAGTTTCTCATTCGATCATGATCACAGATCCGGATGCCGAGGTAATAGCTTTGTCACCGAGATCACTACTGGCCACCAACCGATTCGTCTGCGAAGTCTGCAACAAAGGGTTCCAGCGGGAGCAGAACCTCCAGCTCCATCGGCGCGGCCACAACCTGCCATGGAAGCTGAAGCAGAAGAACCCGGAGGAGGTCCGCCGCCGCGTGTACGTATGCCCGGAGCCGACGTGCGTCCACCACGACCCGTCGCGGGCCCTCGGAGACCTCACCGGCGTCAAGAAGCACTTTTGCCGGAAGCACGGCGAGAAGCGGTGGAAGTGCGACAAGTGCTCCAAGCGTTACGCTGTGCAGTCGGACTGGAAGGCCCATTCCAAGATCTGCGGCACTCGCGAGTACCGCTGCGACTGCGGCACCCTCTTCTCCAGGTACTACTGCATGCATCCCATCCATTGAAACACGGGAGTCATCCGATCAATCCATGATTGGGCAATCATCGCCCATGTTATCATAAACCGACTGGTGTTTCtggagttagggtttagggttagggatgTTAGCTAGGGTTGGATCAAAGCTCTGCGAGTGTAGTGAGGAACTGCTCCCACGTGAGTTATGCCCAAAGAACCAAACAGCGCAGGGTCATTGAGATCTCAAAAGACGCACTCATCTAGTTCTTATTGAAACCaacacgtctctctctctctctctctctctctctctctcacctttgCATTCACGTGGTGACATGGAAGGAACGTTAGCAGCAGGTTGATTTGTTGCGTTGCGATTTGGATATATGTGGGCAACTGGCATCGACTTGGCGTTGCAGAGGTCCACACCACTTCACAAGGATTAATATGCAGATGTAGAGTGTTGTTCTACCTGTGCGTTGTTGGATTGAGTGGGGCAGAGATTCATGGGGTTACTGATCTGTCTTGTTTATGGTTTTGATGACGTTCTTGCACTGGAATGAGTTCATAAATAGGTTTAATTTGCATTGTTGGTTTTCATATTTGCTGCAAAAGTTCCCTCGATGCATTGATTGATGGGTCAGTCCTAAAGATGGCTTTCTTTTCTTGACGTAAATTGACCCTTTTCAACATCAAGAACCGTTCTTCTCTGCTCCTTTTTTCTAGATTCTCTCATGTATGTAAGATGAGCAGTTGAATTCTCttgctatatatatgtatatatacatgcctATTACTTGTAGAATTTGACAGCTCACCTGTCCTTTGATACATCAAAGTCATAAATATTTGATCCGTTATAGTTTTAGATAAAATTGCCCTATTAATTCTTGGAATTATTGCTTCCATCATCTCAATATATGTAAATCATGTGAAATCTTACGAGTTGTGGGAAACCAATGCAGGCGAGACAGCTTCATCACCCACAGAGCCTTCTGTGATGCGTTAGCACAAGAAAGAGCAACGCTTCCCGCCGGCATCAACAGCATCGGCAGCCACTTGTATGCAAATAGAGGCATAAACTTAGGCCTCCCACTACTGAATTCGCAACTCTCCTTACAAGACCAAGCATACCCTTCCACCGACCTCGTCCGGTTGAGGGCAAGTAACGGCGGTTCTACGCAATTCGATCACCTC of the Musa acuminata AAA Group cultivar baxijiao chromosome BXJ2-10, Cavendish_Baxijiao_AAA, whole genome shotgun sequence genome contains:
- the LOC135625995 gene encoding protein indeterminate-domain 5, chloroplastic-like, with translation MAASSSTHFFGTVEEDQYSHQQPLPLPLPQASTIPGSSAAAPQKKKRNLPGKPNPDAEVIALSPRSLLATNRFVCEVCNKGFQREQNLQLHRRGHNLPWKLKQKNPEEVRRRVYVCPEPTCVHHDPSRALGDLTGVKKHFCRKHGEKRWKCDKCSKRYAVQSDWKAHSKICGTREYRCDCGTLFSRRDSFITHRAFCDALAQERATLPAGINSIGSHLYANRGINLGLPLLNSQLSLQDQAYPSTDLVRLRASNGGSTQFDHLNATVFRQLQPPHPSPFYAGGSPNHGFNEDPQFALSSSSAAAAAGLFNLGFFSNSGGNTSGTQSGHLLGPDQYINNAGGVTEPTMLITGNLMSNHIDTNMSSLYNPSLHSEEPQMSATALLQKAAQMGATSSGGSRSSMLRGYSGSYSAGAGHASFESPGIHVESENHFQDIMNSLANGNNGVSGGVNQQLSGFSGFIPDSDKMDDSKLHHNLSAGGIGGPDRLTRDFLGVGSMMRSMVRERHLGMGMSFMDSEKK